One segment of Pseudomonas asgharzadehiana DNA contains the following:
- the nadE gene encoding ammonia-dependent NAD(+) synthetase, whose protein sequence is MQDRIARELKIDRTLVKGGEAKEIQRRIDFIKTTLRESGCKALVLGISGGVDSLTAGRLCQLAVEQLRDEGYTARFIAMRLPYKTQADESDAQASLDYIVPDHIDTLNIAAGVDGLMASLSAGDANAAQLDFIKGNVKARTRMIAQYAVANLHNGLVVGTDHGAEALMGFFTKFGDGACDLAPLSGLTKTQVRLLASALDAPANLVHKHPTADLEELAPGKLDEAAYGCSYAEIDAYLMGEPVSEQVRAIVEGAYRKTAHKRALPVAP, encoded by the coding sequence ATGCAAGACCGTATCGCGCGGGAACTGAAGATCGACCGCACCCTGGTGAAGGGCGGTGAAGCCAAGGAAATCCAACGGCGTATCGACTTCATCAAGACCACGTTGCGTGAGTCGGGCTGCAAGGCCTTGGTACTTGGCATCAGCGGCGGGGTGGACTCGCTCACCGCCGGGCGCTTGTGCCAATTGGCGGTGGAGCAACTGCGCGACGAAGGCTACACCGCACGCTTTATCGCCATGCGCCTGCCCTACAAAACCCAGGCCGATGAAAGTGACGCCCAGGCCTCCCTCGATTACATCGTCCCGGACCATATCGACACCCTCAACATAGCCGCCGGCGTCGACGGCCTCATGGCCAGCCTGTCTGCTGGCGATGCCAACGCTGCCCAGCTCGACTTCATCAAGGGTAACGTCAAGGCGCGCACCCGCATGATCGCGCAGTACGCGGTGGCCAACCTGCATAACGGGCTGGTGGTCGGCACCGACCATGGCGCCGAGGCGCTGATGGGCTTTTTCACCAAATTCGGCGACGGCGCCTGCGACCTGGCCCCTTTGTCCGGCCTGACCAAAACCCAGGTGCGCCTGCTGGCCAGCGCCCTCGACGCCCCGGCGAACCTGGTGCACAAACACCCCACCGCCGACCTCGAAGAACTGGCTCCGGGTAAGTTGGATGAAGCCGCATACGGCTGCTCGTACGCCGAGATTGATGCGTACTTGATGGGCGAGCCGGTGAGCGAGCAGGTGCGAGCGATTGTCGAGGGGGCGTACCGCAAGACCGCGCACAAGCGGGCGCTGCCTGTCGCACCCTAG
- a CDS encoding MATE family efflux transporter, translating into MQSPLQRPLWQVYLLFLAPMVLSNFLQSFSGTLNGIYVGQMLGTQALAAVSGMFPIVFFFIALVIGLGAGASVLIGQAWGAQQTAMVKSITGATLALGALVGLIAAVLGSLFARPALQALGTPIDVLDDAVGYAQMMMLIMPLLLVFILYTQLLRGVSDTVSPLLALMVSTLAGLLLTPALIRGWIGLPPMGIQSAVYAGLVGNALAMLFLVLRLRHKRHVMAPDRELLAALRLDRAILGKVLRIGLPTGLQMVVLSLSELVILALVNGHGSQATAAYGAVTQIVNYVQFPALSIAITASILGAQAIGAGRLERIGPILCTGLLINTCLTGGLIVLGYGLSHWLLGLFITDDAARVNAEHLLHIMLWSILVFGFQAVIGGIMRASGVVLMPVAISIFCVLCVELPVAYLFNAHFGLEGVWMAFPVTYLAMLALQVAYYRLVWRHKQIKRLV; encoded by the coding sequence ATGCAAAGCCCTTTGCAACGCCCGCTGTGGCAGGTCTACCTGCTCTTTCTGGCACCGATGGTGCTGTCCAACTTCCTGCAGAGCTTTTCCGGCACCCTCAACGGTATCTATGTGGGGCAAATGCTGGGTACCCAGGCGTTGGCGGCGGTTTCGGGGATGTTTCCCATCGTATTTTTCTTTATCGCCCTGGTGATCGGCCTGGGGGCGGGCGCTTCGGTGCTGATCGGCCAAGCGTGGGGCGCCCAGCAAACGGCGATGGTCAAGTCGATTACCGGCGCCACGCTGGCCCTGGGCGCCCTGGTGGGGTTGATCGCGGCGGTGTTGGGCAGCCTGTTTGCGCGGCCGGCGTTGCAGGCATTGGGCACACCGATTGATGTGCTTGACGACGCGGTGGGTTACGCCCAGATGATGATGCTGATCATGCCGCTGCTGCTGGTCTTTATCCTTTATACCCAGTTGCTGCGCGGCGTGAGCGACACCGTTTCACCCTTGCTGGCGTTGATGGTCTCAACGCTGGCAGGCCTGTTGCTGACGCCTGCGCTGATTCGCGGCTGGATCGGCCTGCCGCCCATGGGGATCCAGAGCGCGGTGTATGCCGGGCTGGTGGGTAACGCCTTGGCGATGCTGTTTTTGGTGTTGCGCCTGCGCCATAAGCGCCATGTGATGGCGCCGGATCGCGAACTGCTTGCGGCCTTGCGCCTGGACCGCGCGATCCTCGGCAAAGTCCTGCGTATCGGCCTGCCCACCGGCTTGCAGATGGTGGTGTTGTCGTTGTCCGAGCTGGTCATCCTGGCGCTGGTCAATGGCCACGGTTCCCAGGCCACGGCGGCTTACGGCGCCGTGACGCAGATCGTCAACTACGTGCAGTTCCCGGCGCTGTCGATTGCCATCACCGCCTCGATCCTGGGCGCCCAGGCGATTGGTGCCGGGCGCCTGGAGCGCATCGGGCCGATCCTGTGCACTGGGTTGTTGATCAACACCTGTCTCACCGGTGGCCTGATTGTGCTGGGGTATGGGCTGTCTCATTGGTTGCTGGGGCTGTTCATCACCGACGACGCGGCGCGAGTCAATGCCGAACACCTGTTGCACATCATGCTGTGGAGCATCCTGGTGTTCGGCTTTCAGGCGGTCATCGGCGGGATCATGCGCGCCAGCGGCGTGGTGTTGATGCCGGTGGCCATCTCGATATTCTGCGTGCTGTGCGTGGAATTGCCGGTGGCGTATCTGTTCAATGCGCACTTTGGCCTTGAAGGGGTTTGGATGGCATTTCCGGTGACTTACCTGGCGATGCTGGCCTTGCAGGTCGCGTACTACCGGTTGGTGTGGCGACATAAGCAGATCAAGCGGCTGGTGTGA
- a CDS encoding MFS transporter, with protein MANPYAELFQVPGARAFVLAGMLARMPVSMTGIGLITMLSQVHGGYGLAGSVAAVFALATAFCAPQVSRWVDRYSQGRVLPVAALIGGGALLMLLLCTRLQAPNWTLFLFAALAGCMPNMSAMVRARWTELYRGQPQLQTAFALESVLDEVCFIIGPPISVGLSVVLFPEAGPLVAALLLAAGVTTFVLQRATEPPVHEHQAHHAGWLIASPSVLILMILLLAMGVIVGVVDVVSVAFAQHQGQPAAASIVLSVYAIGSCLAGLAFGTLKLKAPLPRQFLFCGVATALTTLPLLLVTNIPGLAVAIFVSGLFFAPTLIVSMALVQQVVPASRLTEGMTWLITGLSIGVAIGAAGSGWMIDHFGATSGFWVALAAGAVVSGSAVLGYRRLG; from the coding sequence ATGGCAAACCCCTACGCCGAGTTGTTCCAGGTGCCTGGCGCCCGGGCTTTCGTATTGGCCGGCATGCTGGCGCGCATGCCGGTGTCGATGACCGGTATCGGCCTGATTACCATGCTCTCTCAGGTGCATGGCGGCTATGGCCTGGCGGGCTCGGTGGCCGCCGTGTTTGCCTTGGCCACGGCGTTTTGCGCGCCGCAGGTATCACGGTGGGTGGACCGTTACAGCCAGGGGCGGGTGCTGCCGGTTGCCGCGTTGATCGGCGGCGGGGCGTTGTTGATGCTGTTGCTGTGCACCCGTTTGCAGGCGCCGAACTGGACGTTGTTCCTGTTTGCCGCCCTGGCCGGTTGTATGCCGAATATGTCGGCCATGGTGCGCGCGCGCTGGACCGAGTTGTACCGGGGGCAGCCGCAGCTGCAAACCGCGTTTGCCCTGGAGTCCGTGCTCGACGAGGTGTGCTTTATCATCGGCCCGCCGATTTCGGTGGGCCTCAGTGTGGTGCTGTTTCCCGAAGCCGGGCCGCTGGTGGCCGCGCTGTTGCTGGCGGCAGGAGTGACCACGTTCGTGTTGCAACGGGCCACTGAACCCCCCGTGCATGAACACCAGGCGCACCACGCGGGCTGGCTGATCGCTTCGCCTTCGGTACTGATTTTGATGATCCTGCTGCTGGCCATGGGCGTCATCGTCGGCGTGGTGGATGTGGTCAGCGTTGCGTTTGCCCAACATCAGGGCCAGCCGGCGGCGGCCAGTATCGTGCTGTCGGTGTACGCCATCGGTTCGTGCCTGGCGGGGCTGGCGTTTGGCACGCTCAAGCTCAAGGCGCCGTTGCCCCGGCAGTTCCTGTTCTGTGGGGTGGCCACGGCGTTGACCACGTTGCCGTTGTTGCTGGTAACCAACATTCCGGGCCTGGCGGTGGCGATCTTCGTTTCCGGGCTGTTCTTCGCGCCCACTCTGATCGTGTCCATGGCCTTGGTGCAGCAGGTGGTTCCAGCCAGTCGCCTGACCGAAGGCATGACCTGGTTGATCACCGGCCTGAGCATCGGCGTGGCCATCGGTGCCGCCGGCTCCGGCTGGATGATCGACCATTTCGGCGCCACCAGCGGCTTCTGGGTGGCGTTGGCGGCAGGGGCGGTGGTATCGGGCTCGGCAGTGTTGGGTTATCGGCGCTTGGGCTGA
- a CDS encoding type II toxin-antitoxin system HicB family antitoxin, translated as MNNQLKYKGYIGSIEASLEDNCLFGKILFIKALVSYEGKTVAELDAAFHEAVDDYLATCQSLGQTPEKPCKGSFNVRVGHELHLAAALAAARKKVTLNDLTRQALNEFLHHHSADAGPAIG; from the coding sequence GTGAACAACCAACTCAAATACAAAGGCTACATAGGCTCCATCGAAGCCAGCCTCGAAGACAACTGCCTGTTCGGCAAGATTCTGTTCATCAAGGCTTTGGTCAGCTATGAAGGCAAAACCGTCGCCGAACTGGACGCGGCGTTTCACGAGGCGGTGGATGACTACCTCGCGACGTGCCAGTCGCTGGGGCAAACCCCGGAGAAACCTTGCAAAGGCTCGTTCAACGTGCGCGTCGGCCATGAACTGCATCTGGCTGCGGCCCTGGCCGCGGCACGAAAAAAAGTCACGCTCAACGACCTGACCCGTCAGGCGCTGAACGAATTCCTGCACCATCACAGCGCGGATGCAGGCCCGGCGATTGGCTGA
- a CDS encoding type II toxin-antitoxin system HicA family toxin, which translates to MSKNEKLLAKLLNEQTLFTWPEWVTLLRRLGYTQIEGAGSRVKFDIGNPSAMITLHRPHPGNELKHYIRRQIIEHLRSGELIP; encoded by the coding sequence GTGTCCAAAAATGAAAAGCTGCTCGCCAAATTGCTCAATGAACAAACGTTATTTACCTGGCCCGAATGGGTCACGCTATTGCGACGGCTGGGCTACACACAGATTGAAGGGGCTGGAAGCCGCGTCAAGTTCGACATCGGCAACCCCAGTGCAATGATCACCTTGCACAGGCCTCACCCCGGCAACGAACTGAAACACTACATTCGGCGCCAGATCATCGAACACTTGCGATCAGGAGAACTGATTCCGTGA